One region of Cumulibacter manganitolerans genomic DNA includes:
- a CDS encoding DUF3499 domain-containing protein: MKSVRRCSKPECFRAAVATLTYIYAESTAVVGPLASYSEPHSYDLCEVHASRLTVPRGWEVLRHEVDPTDVGPSTDDLLALADAVREAARPQPELPDMPAPPPSAPQGRGRRGHLRVVPPSG; encoded by the coding sequence GTGAAATCCGTCCGCAGGTGCAGCAAGCCCGAGTGCTTCCGGGCTGCCGTCGCGACGTTGACCTACATCTATGCCGAGTCGACGGCCGTCGTCGGCCCGCTCGCGTCGTACTCCGAGCCGCACAGCTACGACCTCTGCGAGGTCCACGCGTCGCGGCTGACCGTGCCGCGCGGCTGGGAGGTGCTGCGGCACGAGGTCGATCCGACCGACGTCGGGCCCAGCACCGACGACCTCCTGGCCCTCGCGGACGCCGTGCGGGAGGCCGCCCGCCCGCAGCCCGAGCTGCCCGACATGCCGGCGCCCCCGCCGAGCGCGCCGCAGGGCCGGGGCCGCCGCGGCCACCTGCGCGTCGTGCCACCGTCCGGCTAG